The Williamsia sp. DF01-3 genome has a window encoding:
- a CDS encoding ATP-binding cassette domain-containing protein produces the protein MAARLDGFGVRIATRERETATVTGLDGVDLDVAAGAVTALVGESGCGKSLVVLALCGLLPPGSTTRGRLHVAGHEVTDADEKTWRELRGHAVGLVPQSPATSFTPVRTIGSQIAEVVQALDSDRSALELAALAGLPDDALELFPHQLSGGMVQRAAIAAALAGRPAVLLADEPTSALDTELAEMVWTLLRSIADDGAAVLVITHDIASMIASGVCDSLAVMRRGRIVAQNSPHRVRQAADERTQKLFTGVPR, from the coding sequence ATGGCTGCCCGCCTCGATGGATTCGGCGTTCGTATCGCAACCCGTGAGCGGGAGACTGCGACGGTCACCGGCCTCGACGGTGTCGACCTGGACGTCGCGGCCGGCGCGGTGACCGCCCTGGTCGGCGAGTCGGGATGCGGCAAATCGCTGGTGGTACTTGCACTGTGCGGGCTGCTGCCACCGGGGTCCACAACTCGGGGACGGTTGCACGTGGCGGGCCACGAGGTGACCGACGCGGACGAGAAGACGTGGCGGGAACTCCGAGGACACGCCGTCGGCCTGGTCCCGCAGTCTCCGGCGACGTCGTTCACCCCCGTCCGTACCATCGGATCGCAGATTGCCGAAGTGGTCCAGGCACTCGACAGTGACCGCAGTGCACTCGAATTGGCTGCGCTGGCAGGGCTGCCCGACGACGCCCTCGAACTGTTCCCACATCAATTGTCGGGCGGGATGGTGCAGCGCGCCGCGATTGCAGCTGCGCTCGCCGGCCGACCGGCCGTGCTGCTCGCCGACGAGCCGACATCCGCACTCGACACCGAGCTCGCCGAGATGGTGTGGACATTGCTGCGCAGCATCGCCGATGACGGAGCCGCCGTCCTGGTCATCACCCACGACATCGCATCGATGATCGCGTCGGGCGTCTGCGACTCCCTCGCCGTGATGCGGCGAGGACGGATCGTCGCGCAGAACTCGCCACACCGTGTCCGGCAAGCAGCCGATGAACGCACGCAGAAACTGTTCACGGGGGTACCCCGATGA
- a CDS encoding ABC transporter substrate-binding protein: protein MPLFLALACVASVAAGCGSPSEDRSDRIVLAESQELGGYNPVAGYGELGVSPLYDGLLRPASDTDTTLPDLVPALAVAAPAPLGERQWRVQLRPGVTFSDGSLLDSADVVATYKAVANPLVASEIATHFRPITDIRADGADAVVVTVANDADPSPQLLLGIAPSERIEQAPVADWALNTEPVGTGPYELTSLRPDQAVFTARDDYWGPRPHVRSLVFTHTPDDNTRAQRIVAGEVDGASLPPGLLSAVAGREGITTIGVASADWRGVSLPRNNSFTADPVARTAMNVGVDRQTMIDDVLAGHGRPASTPVAEVYGDAYDPRAQFPHDVDGAAAMLDRAGWRMGSDGVRQKDGSTARFDLLYNAQDSLRRDLSTAFAAAMAPLGVEVRTRGTSWDEIDTRLDTAAVLLGGGETPYSIDSQVYDTLHTRVPDSSPYANPGNLTPPGVDRLLDEARSAGRSPDTDAKYREVQQRYISEPSYVFLAFLDHTYAYRDLGWNQTAPILEPHSHGVSWGPWWHVAGWTR, encoded by the coding sequence ATGCCTTTGTTCCTGGCTCTCGCCTGCGTGGCATCGGTCGCGGCCGGATGTGGGTCGCCGAGCGAAGATCGCTCAGACCGCATCGTGCTGGCCGAAAGCCAGGAACTCGGTGGATACAACCCCGTCGCAGGCTACGGCGAACTCGGTGTGTCCCCGCTGTACGACGGCCTGCTGCGCCCAGCGTCCGACACCGACACCACGCTGCCCGATCTGGTTCCGGCACTGGCGGTCGCGGCGCCGGCGCCCCTCGGCGAGCGGCAATGGCGAGTGCAGCTGCGGCCAGGCGTCACATTCTCCGACGGATCGTTGCTGGACTCCGCCGATGTCGTCGCTACGTACAAAGCGGTGGCCAACCCACTGGTCGCCTCTGAAATCGCCACCCACTTCCGTCCGATCACCGACATCCGCGCCGACGGTGCCGACGCCGTGGTCGTCACGGTGGCCAACGACGCCGATCCATCACCTCAGCTGCTGCTGGGAATCGCGCCGTCGGAACGGATCGAGCAGGCACCCGTTGCCGACTGGGCGCTGAACACCGAACCCGTCGGTACCGGCCCCTACGAACTGACGAGCCTGCGCCCGGACCAAGCCGTCTTCACCGCCCGCGACGACTACTGGGGCCCTCGGCCACACGTGCGTTCGCTGGTGTTCACCCATACTCCCGACGACAACACCCGCGCCCAGCGCATCGTCGCCGGCGAGGTCGACGGTGCAAGCCTGCCGCCCGGGTTGCTCAGTGCGGTCGCCGGTCGCGAAGGAATCACGACCATCGGGGTCGCATCGGCGGACTGGCGCGGAGTGTCGCTGCCGCGCAACAATTCTTTCACCGCCGACCCGGTTGCGCGGACTGCGATGAATGTCGGCGTCGACCGGCAGACCATGATCGACGACGTACTGGCAGGACACGGTCGGCCTGCGAGCACACCCGTCGCCGAGGTGTACGGCGACGCCTACGACCCCAGAGCTCAGTTCCCCCACGATGTCGACGGCGCCGCAGCCATGCTCGACCGCGCGGGCTGGCGGATGGGCTCCGACGGCGTGCGGCAGAAAGACGGCAGCACAGCCCGTTTCGATCTCCTCTACAACGCGCAGGACAGCCTGCGCCGTGATCTCTCGACAGCTTTCGCCGCGGCAATGGCACCGCTCGGCGTCGAGGTGCGAACACGAGGCACGAGCTGGGACGAGATCGACACCAGATTGGACACCGCGGCGGTACTCCTGGGCGGAGGCGAAACCCCCTACAGCATCGACTCTCAGGTGTACGACACGCTGCACACGCGGGTTCCGGACTCGTCACCGTACGCGAACCCGGGCAACCTCACTCCCCCGGGTGTGGATCGATTGCTCGACGAGGCGCGGTCGGCCGGGCGGTCGCCCGACACCGACGCGAAATATCGAGAAGTGCAGCAGCGGTACATCTCTGAGCCGTCGTATGTGTTCCTGGCCTTCCTCGACCACACCTACGCCTACCGCGATCTCGGCTGGAACCAGACCGCACCGATTCTCGAGCCACATTCACACGGGGTCTCCTGGGGCCCCTGGTGGCATGTCGCCGGGTGGACCCGATGA
- a CDS encoding ABC transporter ATP-binding protein: protein MITARAIGVRFGGTTVLSDIDFDVAPGRVSGIIGRSGSGKTTLLQVLAGIRPPDAGVVRFGGSARAPRGSVAMIDQHPRLVCNPRWTLSQIIREPADIMRRPVDPESYAARTGLDSELLGRFPSQVSDGQLQRACLARVLVQEPTYLLCDEPTAMLDPIAAADVASLLRSIAAEGVGMALVSHDRTLVDQMCSTITTLPGPGFS from the coding sequence ATGATCACCGCCCGTGCCATCGGGGTGCGGTTCGGCGGCACCACGGTGTTGAGCGACATCGACTTCGACGTTGCGCCCGGCCGTGTCAGCGGGATCATCGGTCGCTCGGGCAGCGGGAAGACCACGCTGCTGCAGGTTCTCGCCGGCATCCGACCGCCCGATGCAGGCGTGGTGCGGTTCGGCGGGTCAGCCCGCGCGCCTCGCGGATCGGTCGCGATGATCGATCAGCACCCGCGGTTGGTCTGCAATCCCCGATGGACGTTGTCGCAGATCATTCGCGAACCCGCCGACATCATGCGGCGTCCGGTCGACCCGGAAAGCTACGCCGCACGCACCGGGCTGGACTCCGAGCTGTTGGGCCGCTTCCCATCACAGGTCAGCGACGGCCAGCTTCAACGCGCCTGCCTTGCCAGGGTGCTTGTCCAGGAGCCGACGTATCTCCTCTGCGACGAGCCCACCGCCATGCTCGACCCCATCGCCGCCGCCGACGTGGCGTCGCTGTTGAGATCGATTGCCGCAGAAGGCGTTGGCATGGCTTTGGTCAGTCACGACCGCACGCTGGTCGACCAGATGTGCTCGACGATCACCACGTTGCCCGGTCCCGGCTTCTCCTGA
- a CDS encoding dTDP-4-dehydrorhamnose 3,5-epimerase family protein has product MLIEPLSIDGAWEITPKKFGDPRGLFMEAFRGDLLAEVIGHPFDLQQANLSVSAAGVLRGVHFADVPPGQAKYVSCPRGAIFDVVVDIRVGSPTFGAWDGALLDDVDRRALYIGEGLGHAFVALEDNSVVTYLCSTGYNPAGEHGINPLDPAIGIEFPTTARDGSDLTFTLSDKDTAAPTLAEAEASGLLPEYTDVIGYIRSLTT; this is encoded by the coding sequence ATGCTGATCGAACCCCTGTCCATCGACGGCGCCTGGGAGATCACCCCGAAGAAGTTCGGCGACCCGCGTGGCCTTTTCATGGAGGCATTCCGCGGTGACCTGCTCGCGGAGGTGATCGGGCATCCCTTCGACCTCCAGCAGGCCAATCTCTCCGTGTCGGCCGCCGGCGTGCTGCGCGGGGTGCACTTCGCCGATGTGCCACCGGGACAGGCGAAGTACGTCAGCTGCCCCAGAGGTGCGATCTTCGACGTGGTGGTGGACATCCGCGTCGGGTCACCGACATTCGGTGCCTGGGACGGCGCACTGCTCGACGACGTCGACCGCAGAGCGCTCTACATCGGCGAGGGACTCGGGCACGCGTTTGTGGCGCTAGAGGACAACTCCGTTGTCACCTATCTGTGCTCGACCGGATACAACCCCGCCGGTGAACACGGCATCAACCCGTTGGACCCGGCCATCGGAATCGAGTTCCCCACCACGGCCCGCGACGGCTCGGATCTCACTTTCACCCTGTCGGACAAGGACACTGCCGCGCCGACGCTCGCCGAAGCCGAGGCGAGTGGCCTGCTTCCCGAGTACACCGACGTCATCGGCTACATCCGCAGTCTCACCACCTGA
- a CDS encoding DUF2304 domain-containing protein — MLAIQIILILFVIALVGYFITQRGNAKASAWVKIAFVGFLAFGVYALLRPDDLTVIAGWVGVGRGTDLVLYCLVVAFAFTTIGTYLRFRELEVKYARLARAIALQNAALENRKAEPGDDPF, encoded by the coding sequence ATGCTGGCCATTCAGATCATCCTGATCCTGTTTGTCATCGCGCTGGTCGGATACTTCATCACCCAGCGCGGCAACGCCAAGGCCTCGGCCTGGGTGAAGATCGCGTTTGTCGGCTTCCTGGCTTTTGGTGTGTACGCCTTGCTGCGGCCCGACGACCTCACCGTCATCGCCGGATGGGTGGGTGTCGGCCGTGGCACCGACCTGGTGCTCTATTGCCTGGTGGTGGCTTTCGCGTTCACCACCATCGGAACCTATCTGCGGTTTCGCGAACTGGAAGTGAAGTACGCGCGCCTCGCCCGGGCCATCGCTTTGCAGAATGCCGCGCTGGAGAACCGGAAAGCCGAACCCGGCGACGACCCGTTCTAG
- a CDS encoding helix-turn-helix transcriptional regulator, with protein MGDHEHTDIDGWAKRFALLSDSTRLRLITHMHEHPDATVSELAAAARITENAASQSLRALRAQGWVTTTKAGRTVHYRVVADAIVHRILHDVMGAHHH; from the coding sequence ATGGGCGACCACGAGCACACCGATATCGACGGTTGGGCCAAACGCTTTGCGCTGCTGTCCGATTCCACGCGACTACGACTGATCACGCACATGCACGAACACCCGGACGCAACGGTCAGTGAACTCGCCGCGGCAGCCCGGATCACCGAGAACGCGGCCTCGCAGTCGTTGCGCGCCCTACGTGCACAGGGCTGGGTGACCACCACCAAAGCAGGTCGGACGGTGCATTACCGTGTGGTCGCCGATGCCATCGTCCACCGGATCCTGCACGACGTGATGGGCGCGCACCACCACTAG